A window from Candidatus Krumholzibacteriota bacterium encodes these proteins:
- the rsxC gene encoding electron transport complex subunit RsxC: MAGGFFGGVHPEYNKELSRGKSIRVMPLPEQLTVYFSQNLGAPSNAVVKKGEEVKKGQVIAQPGGFVSTPVHSPTSGKIKSTGFYPSPVGTLMEAAVIIPDGRDEWEEGCDRERDTAGLTSDEIKDIVKEAGIVGMGGATFPTHVKLSPPEDKPIDILILNGAECEPYLTSDHRLMLEKTEEILEGASLFARAINVKNIVVAIEKNKPGAIEKMREAVEGRDGFSVEPMEVIYPQGAEKQLIYSITGRKVPAGGLPMEAGALVQNVGTCLAAFEAARLSRPLIQRVVAVTGSGIKNPGNVLARVGTSFRDIIDFCGGMTDDTAKVISGGPMMGVSQYSLDSAVNKGTSGIVLLKADEVAQFENEPCIRCGRCLVVCPMKLNPSALSIFAERMRYEETGEHGVADCIECGSCAYVCPSKRPLVQHFKRAKAEIRNRSKKAG; this comes from the coding sequence ATGGCCGGAGGCTTTTTTGGCGGCGTACATCCCGAGTATAACAAAGAATTATCGCGCGGTAAATCTATTAGGGTAATGCCCCTTCCCGAACAGTTAACCGTATATTTTTCCCAGAATCTCGGAGCTCCTTCAAACGCCGTTGTAAAGAAGGGTGAAGAAGTAAAGAAGGGACAGGTTATAGCACAGCCGGGAGGATTTGTTTCAACTCCCGTTCATTCGCCGACATCCGGAAAGATAAAATCCACCGGATTTTATCCTTCTCCGGTGGGAACTCTCATGGAGGCGGCTGTTATTATTCCGGACGGCAGGGACGAATGGGAGGAAGGCTGTGACAGGGAAAGGGATACTGCCGGGTTAACATCTGATGAAATAAAGGATATTGTTAAAGAGGCGGGGATTGTTGGAATGGGGGGCGCGACTTTCCCCACACACGTTAAACTCTCTCCTCCCGAAGACAAACCAATTGACATTCTGATACTCAACGGCGCCGAATGTGAGCCTTATCTCACGTCCGACCACAGGCTGATGCTGGAGAAAACAGAAGAGATTCTGGAAGGAGCATCTCTTTTCGCCCGTGCGATTAACGTCAAAAATATAGTTGTCGCTATTGAAAAGAATAAGCCCGGCGCTATAGAAAAGATGCGCGAAGCTGTTGAAGGCAGGGATGGTTTCAGCGTTGAACCGATGGAAGTTATTTATCCTCAGGGGGCGGAGAAACAGCTTATCTACAGTATAACTGGCAGAAAGGTCCCGGCCGGCGGACTTCCTATGGAAGCCGGCGCGCTCGTACAGAACGTCGGGACCTGCCTGGCCGCTTTTGAAGCGGCAAGGTTGTCGAGGCCCCTCATACAGCGTGTTGTAGCGGTTACCGGCAGCGGTATTAAAAATCCGGGCAACGTACTCGCCCGTGTGGGAACATCTTTCAGGGATATAATAGATTTTTGCGGCGGCATGACGGATGATACGGCAAAGGTGATAAGCGGCGGTCCGATGATGGGTGTATCGCAATATTCACTTGATTCAGCCGTGAATAAAGGTACAAGCGGGATCGTTCTTCTTAAGGCCGACGAAGTCGCCCAGTTTGAGAATGAACCTTGTATAAGGTGCGGAAGATGCCTGGTCGTCTGTCCGATGAAGCTGAACCCTTCCGCTCTGAGTATATTCGCCGAGAGAATGCGTTATGAAGAAACCGGGGAGCATGGAGTCGCAGACTGTATTGAATGCGGTTCATGCGCCTATGTTTGTCCTTCAAAGAGGCCTTTGGTTCAACATTTCAAGAGAGCCAAGGCCGAAATTCGAAATAGATCTAAAAAGGCGGGCTGA
- a CDS encoding RnfABCDGE type electron transport complex subunit D, with amino-acid sequence MEDEMKDKDRKSGSGKNEMKREEAGKNKTSRKPPEKKKEEPFRERFIVSSSPHIHDGRTTSSIMRLVIFALLPAALFSIYIFGVTSLRVIVISICSALVFELLALRIMKRPVNISDDSAFLTGLLLALNLPPGSPWWLVVTGTFFAIVVAKQIFGGLGYNPFNPALIGRVVLLVSFPVHMTRWIAPSAWGADAVTTATPLGRMAESLDTLGHIDMDLIRELFSREEIINLLIGNTAGCIGEVSIILLAAGGIFLIAKKVISWHIPVSFIGSVWLLTGIFYKIDPAHYINPTFHVLSGGLFLGAIFMATDYVTSPMTSSGKIIFGIGCGLITVLIRLFGVYPEGVSFAILLMNAATPLIDRYTKPKVFGARKAA; translated from the coding sequence TTGGAAGACGAAATGAAAGATAAAGATCGGAAATCCGGATCCGGAAAGAATGAAATGAAGAGGGAAGAAGCGGGAAAAAATAAAACTTCCCGGAAACCGCCTGAGAAAAAGAAGGAAGAGCCCTTTAGGGAAAGATTCATTGTAAGTTCATCTCCCCATATTCACGATGGACGGACAACCTCCAGTATCATGCGTCTGGTTATTTTTGCTCTTCTGCCCGCCGCACTCTTTTCCATTTACATATTCGGTGTTACATCTCTCAGGGTAATTGTCATTTCAATTTGTTCCGCTCTCGTATTTGAGCTTTTAGCGCTGAGAATCATGAAGCGTCCTGTTAATATCAGTGACGACAGCGCTTTTCTTACCGGACTTCTGCTTGCTCTCAACCTGCCGCCGGGAAGTCCCTGGTGGCTTGTTGTAACGGGGACGTTTTTCGCTATAGTAGTCGCCAAGCAGATATTCGGGGGGCTTGGTTATAATCCCTTTAATCCGGCTCTTATAGGCCGCGTAGTTCTGCTTGTTTCCTTTCCCGTGCATATGACGAGGTGGATTGCCCCTTCAGCGTGGGGCGCCGACGCCGTTACAACCGCGACTCCTCTTGGACGTATGGCGGAAAGCTTAGATACACTCGGGCATATTGATATGGATTTAATCAGGGAATTATTCAGCAGAGAAGAGATAATAAATCTCCTTATAGGAAACACAGCGGGATGTATCGGCGAGGTTTCGATCATTCTTCTGGCCGCGGGAGGCATTTTCCTTATAGCTAAGAAAGTAATTTCCTGGCATATACCGGTTTCTTTTATCGGTTCCGTCTGGCTTCTGACTGGGATATTTTACAAGATTGACCCCGCTCACTACATCAATCCGACATTTCATGTGCTTTCGGGAGGTCTTTTCCTGGGCGCTATATTTATGGCGACTGATTACGTTACTTCACCTATGACATCCTCAGGTAAGATTATTTTCGGAATAGGATGCGGGTTGATAACCGTTCTTATCAGGTTGTTTGGAGTATATCCGGAAGGAGTAAGCTTCGCCATTCTGCTTATGAACGCCGCGACTCCTCTTATAGACCGTTATACTAAACCAAAGGTATTCGGAGCCCGCAAGGCGGCATGA
- a CDS encoding RnfABCDGE type electron transport complex subunit G, producing the protein MKEIFRLTLVLTVITAVSASVLAFVSYKTEEPIMKALQEEKMKAVRNVLPPFDNKIIEDRKFIVNSAGDTLEVFRGRKDGKITGAAFPVISADGYSGDIEFLVGVNRDGVIQGIEILKHSETPGLGAKISGEFREQFKNHSIDNTKVWEVEKDGGEFTQITGATISSRAVTRAIRKGLNFYETNINEITGGTDRLKESVKQGSEEKE; encoded by the coding sequence ATGAAAGAGATATTCCGGTTAACTCTCGTACTTACGGTTATTACGGCCGTGTCGGCAAGTGTGCTTGCTTTTGTGAGTTATAAGACGGAAGAGCCTATAATGAAAGCCCTGCAGGAAGAGAAAATGAAGGCCGTAAGGAATGTTTTGCCCCCTTTTGATAATAAAATTATTGAGGACAGAAAATTTATAGTTAATTCGGCCGGCGATACCCTCGAGGTATTCAGAGGCAGAAAAGACGGTAAAATCACAGGTGCCGCGTTTCCGGTTATATCGGCTGACGGTTACTCAGGGGATATTGAATTTCTCGTAGGTGTTAACAGAGATGGGGTTATCCAGGGTATAGAGATACTGAAACATTCGGAAACTCCTGGGCTCGGCGCTAAAATTTCCGGGGAGTTTAGAGAACAGTTCAAGAATCACAGCATTGATAATACCAAAGTATGGGAGGTAGAGAAGGACGGCGGAGAGTTCACGCAGATTACGGGAGCTACGATTTCATCCAGGGCCGTAACGAGGGCGATTCGCAAAGGACTTAACTTCTATGAAACCAATATCAATGAAATTACAGGTGGAACAGATAGATTAAAAGAAAGCGTTAAACAGGGAAGTGAGGAGAAAGAGTAA
- a CDS encoding electron transport complex subunit E — protein MNAGKEFIKGFWRENPVFRLVLGLCPTLAVTTTAVNGMGMGLATTFVLVSSNTVISLIRSFIPKKIRIPAFIVTIATFVTIVDLVMNGYFHALHKSLGLFIPLIVVNCIILGRAEAFASKNPVWISIVDGFGVGLGFAVSLTIIGVVRELFGNGTVFNISIFGDSFNPLLLVIMPPGAFIVLGILLGLMNKIEIKIAERSGREPIISKKHDCAGCVVNRSWFDLGSVEKGQ, from the coding sequence ATGAACGCAGGTAAAGAGTTTATTAAGGGATTCTGGAGAGAAAATCCGGTTTTCAGACTGGTTCTCGGGCTTTGTCCTACTCTGGCTGTTACCACTACAGCTGTAAATGGTATGGGTATGGGACTGGCGACTACATTCGTTCTTGTCTCTTCCAACACGGTTATTTCCCTGATAAGGTCTTTTATCCCCAAGAAGATCCGTATACCCGCCTTTATCGTAACGATAGCCACCTTTGTTACTATAGTTGACCTCGTTATGAACGGCTATTTTCACGCTCTGCATAAAAGTCTCGGGCTTTTTATTCCGCTTATAGTTGTCAACTGCATTATTCTGGGACGCGCGGAGGCCTTTGCTTCCAAGAACCCCGTGTGGATTTCTATTGTGGATGGCTTTGGAGTGGGGTTGGGGTTCGCGGTTTCCCTTACGATTATTGGTGTAGTAAGGGAACTGTTCGGCAACGGAACCGTATTTAATATTTCGATATTTGGAGATTCCTTTAACCCGCTTCTCCTTGTAATTATGCCGCCCGGAGCTTTTATTGTGCTTGGAATTCTTCTGGGCCTGATGAACAAGATCGAAATAAAGATAGCGGAAAGATCCGGAAGAGAACCTATCATAAGCAAAAAACACGATTGCGCGGGGTGTGTTGTCAACCGCAGCTGGTTTGACTTA